In the genome of Sardina pilchardus chromosome 17, fSarPil1.1, whole genome shotgun sequence, the window CGGCTATATAGGGCCTATATCACATCACCAAATTAATCACCAGACAACGTGTGCCATCAACATGGTGTTGAATGAATCAGTGCCTGTAGTtgtatagcctaggcctaatcaTAAACATAAATATTCGCGGCGAAGAGCAAAGGCAACATTAGGACCAGGCTACCTTGGACGTGATATTTGTAGCTCTCTGCTGCGAGGAGGAAATGGTCCTACTGAGCTTCTGTGCCTGTCTCCACAAAGGTTTGCTAATAGTCTACAGTGGAAGCTTATGAGATACCTGAGTGAAAGGTTGCCAGGGGCGAACTGAAATGTGCCAGTGCGAGAGTAAACACGAGGGATGAGATAGGCACAAAGCTTCCcctaagaagaaaaaaacatttccttAATTGATCTCCGCAGAGACGACACGACCTTCTGGGAAAACCTCTATTCGATGATGGTAATTAAATTCTCACGGAGTTtcgtttcagttcagttcacctCACAGTAGGTTACACAAAATGTGAAGTTCCTTGTGCAATAGCATTTGAAGACCAGTATATGATGacatttgatttgaaatgtTTCAGGTCGATGACACTTAAGGGTGCACTTGAATGGAGCAGCATACCATTAATCATTAAAAATGAATCTCTCATATTTTTGTTAACAGAGggaacaggagaacaggagaaacGTAGAATAGAATGTGATGGCCTTCTGCCACAGTCAATTGCATAGGTCTAATATAAGTGTTGCGGGTCAATTAATAGTGTGTGGCATTTTCCAGGAAATTGGAGCCTACTCTGCTACTCATCTACTGTTTTGTTCAAAAACAGCTGGATGATTAAGATACTCTTGATAACTCAATAAAGAGAAATGTGACAAATTATGCCTTCTCCAAAGTGTTTTCATCCTCAGGGAGGATTTCACCAAGACAATTGAGGGGTTTCTCTGGAGCAAATTCTTGAAGTGAAACAACAACTTCATTAATTCAACCCCTTGTGGTATTTTCTCCCTCAAAATCGCTGGTGTGTGGTCACATGGATGACACAAGCCATTTCAATCTCTTACTAATCTACATAACTACACTGTTCCAGACTGGCACTGATAGCGGTGATTTGGCTGCAACCTGCCAGCAGTGGGCCTACAGAGGTCCTCCAATCTTTTGCTATCTGGGGGAGAGAGTGTATCATTTTTGTTTCAGTGGAAACTGGATTGGTTCACCTGCAGGTCCCGCAGGCAGACTATTTTAGGAGTTTGGTTACAAAATGCTACAGTCCATTAGTCCATTATTCCACTTTTCCAATTAAAAATTTTTGTAACAtttttacaaaacattaaaaagtcatgttatttaattctgtatttcaggtaatatcaataacatTTTCGGTTCtgctgttttgattgagtaaagataagtCAAATAGCAATACTCAATTATATTTCTACGGAAATTTACTTTGCAAACATGTaagaaaattcattaaaattaGAGATACATTTCTGACTTCTACTTTTTAATTTAGTTGTGTTTTATTGCGGCCATTGTAAGGttaaatatatttacatttaactGTGAATCTCAGTTGATCTCCTTTTTTTACAAGTTTTATGAAAACTGTCTCTCATTGTTCAAACCTTACTATACACTACAGCAGACATCTGcatcaccacaaccaccaccaaggACTGAAATGGAGAACGTAATTAATCTGACAGTTAACTCTTAGAAAGAAAAGGGGCTatgtagaaccaaaaatggttctctcgcatgcttcatatatggcacccctagatggttctttaaaccattttgaagcgttcatcaaaggaacccctaagggttctttaaagactgcgtggttctatatagcaccccaagaacccttttttaaaCAGTGTTGCCTTACATTTTCTAACCagcctcccctctttctccctcagagCCTACCTGTGTCGGTTGTGGCCATGGTGTACGCTGCGCCAATGGATAGTGTCAAGCCCTCTCTCTACACCCCTCCTGTGTACCCAGCACTCTCTAACGCGTCCGAGAGGGACAATACCACCCTCCTGCTGGGCCTGGGGACACCTGTGGTCTGCTACCCTGACGACACCCCTCCGACGCCTTCCTCGCTCTTCAACGCCTCCGTCCCGTCCTACGAGCTGAGCCCGGCCGAGGTGGCGGTCCTGGGCCTGGTGTTCGGTGTGTTTTGGCTCATCTCCGTGCTCGGGAATGCCCTGGTGTGCCTGGTCATCCATCGGAGCCGCCGGACTCAGTCCACCACCAACTATTTCGTGGTGTCCATGGCTTGCGCCGACCTGCTGCTGAGCCTGGGGTGCGGCCCGTTCATCTTGCTCCAGGTGAGCGTGGGCCGCTGGCCCCTGAGCGCGGCCGCGTGCAAGGCCATCCGCTACCTGCAGCACCTGTGCCCCGGCGTACAGGTGTAcgtcctcctctccatctgcgTGGACCGCTTCTACACCATCGTCTACCCGCTGAGCTTCAAGGTGTCGCGGGAGAAGGCCAAGCGCATGATCCTGGCGTCGTGGGTCTTCGACGCCGCCTTCGTCTCCCCGTGCCTCTTCTTCTACGGCTCGGCCGCCAACAACGCCAACGGCGGACGGACGCCGCAGCACTGCGACTTCTTCCTGCCCGACAGCTGGGACGGCATCGCCTACGGCGTGGCGCACCTCCTCTTCGGGTTCCTGGTGCCCGCGCTGCTCGTCGTGTCGTTCTACCAGCGGGTGGTGCGCTACATCTGGCGCCTCAGCGCCGACGGGCGCACGGTGCGGCGCACCATGAACATCGTGCCCAGGACTAAGGTCAAGACCATCAAGATGTTCCTCATGCTCAACGCCGTGTTCCTGCTCACCTGGGCGCCGTTCTACGTGGCGCAGCTGTGGCACCCGCGGGAAGGCCCCGACGGCCCCGGCAGACAGGGGGCGCTGTGCTTCAGCGTGGTGGTGTGGATCTCGTTCAGCTCCACGGCCTCCAAGCCCACGCTGTACTCGGTGTACAACGCCAACTTCCGGCGGGGCATGAGGGAGACCTTCTGCATGTCGTCCATGAAGTGCTACCGCAGCAACGCGTACACCATCACGGCCAGCTCGCGCATGGCCAAAAAGAACTACGTCGGGGTGGTGGACGTCCCCGTCCCGACGAAGACTCTCGTCAAGGACTCGGTGTACGACACCTTCGATCGGGAGGCGAAGGAAAAGAAATTGGCGTGGCCAATCAGTGCAAATCCACCCAACACATTTGTGTGAGGAACGCTGGATACCGTTTTAATTACCAGAACCGCAACCAAAAGCACTGTCAACAGGATAATGTGAGATCACCCTAAACAGACAGCGGAATTCACTGGGCTACAATAATGACCTGTCAATGTGATATACTCAAATATGAAAGACTCAGGCTGTGGTGCCAGTGGTTTAGTTTGAGTGATATTTGTGATATCATGGAACAAATTTACAGGTGATCAGTTAGTCTGTGAAGTACTGTGTTCATTTAACTATTCCATTACACACATGCTGAAACAATCATGTCAACACAGATATCCTTAAAGATCATTTTTTTGGCCACACATTCTAACTTGTTACTCATAGAAGCTTCTCAGGCTCCAAGTTCCCcaagacaaaaaaataattggCCTAGCAACAAATCCCGAAGGGTACACACATAGGGTCAGCAAAAATATCTGAAATCTCAGTTGACAGGCAATCACAGTAAATGTTAAGTGTgaaatgttatgttatgttcatGCTAGGGATCATAGAGATGAAAAAACATATGTACCTTTTTCAGAGTTTGTGAAGATCACTCTGAGTCTAGCCAGCACAATTCATGCCACTTATGGCCAAACTTGCAGCAAGTGGTCAGACTAGATTATGTGAAATCACCAGCTGTGATGACTACTTATTGAGAGTTTATCACCACTGCCTTCTCTGTCTGACTTACATGGTAAGAACTTTGAGCATTTCGATGTCCTGTCCATGTGATGTAAGTGAGACAATTGTTAGTCAATGCATTAAGtgaagagttttttgtaccttaaccTATGAAAATGTTAGTAGTTGGTACCTGTTTCTTGTCTTCTTTCTACCCCTGCTGTCACGATAAGAACACCCTCCATaaatgtggggtggggggatgttGAACCCACAGATCGTTATTGTACCATTGCCATTATGAAGGACCAGGAATGTTGCTAGTAGTCCAAGTCCTATTCTGTCAGAAGGTCTATGCACCACTACCTGTCGAACACTAGCCAAAATGTCAGGTTTGTGGAAGAGATAGGCTAGCCTTTAATGTCATCATTTCGTTTAGGTCCCTGTTTATGTGagttgtgttctctctctgttggaAACAGCTACACTGAATGAGATGAACGTTTTCAAACTGTAAAAAGAGCTATACTTGTGTTCTCAGCTTTGCTGAATGTGATGATTACCATTATATTGGTATGAGCCACTGGATTTGAGAGTGATGTTCTCTGACTGAGGGCTAGCAGGCCACTTTTTCAATGTTAAGTTGTGTAACCAATGTCCTTGGTTGTTAACTCGTGTAACCAATGACCACGGTCAGGAGGAATGTTGTGGCCTGTTGTCTGTGACCCTAGGTGCTGATTTTGTTCCGAATGTATTCTCATCCATCCACAAGGGGTAAGGGGCAAACCTGGAAAGGAATGCAACTATcatatgtacatacatgtagATATATTGTGGCAAAAACATAACTGTTAAAAGTCTGTCAGCATATGCGTACTAGCTAACAAACTGATTTTACATCTGACTTATTGATATACCTACACACTGTACTTACAGTACCAGATAGACTGGGTCAAGAGCTAGTTTTACCTGGtactgggtaggttgagctccagAGGGAAATTATCGGATTGAACTGAAGGAAAACAAATCATCTGTGCCTCTATTGTCTGTTATTATGGCTGTGACACTCTTCTTCAACACTAATATAGTGTTGCTCATGAACTGTGAGTCTTGTCCTTGTAAAATGTCACTATTGTGAATTAGATAAATAAAATTCTTTATATTTAATGATGAACAGCAACAAATATAAATGTTATGTTTGTTTCATCATGTCATGCCCCATTTTTCATCTTCAGTGCAGTTCTGTGACTTTTGTGTTTTACACAATTGACTGACTATGACCCAATGCCAAACTGGCACACATTTTCATT includes:
- the gpr19 gene encoding probable G-protein coupled receptor 19 encodes the protein MVYAAPMDSVKPSLYTPPVYPALSNASERDNTTLLLGLGTPVVCYPDDTPPTPSSLFNASVPSYELSPAEVAVLGLVFGVFWLISVLGNALVCLVIHRSRRTQSTTNYFVVSMACADLLLSLGCGPFILLQVSVGRWPLSAAACKAIRYLQHLCPGVQVYVLLSICVDRFYTIVYPLSFKVSREKAKRMILASWVFDAAFVSPCLFFYGSAANNANGGRTPQHCDFFLPDSWDGIAYGVAHLLFGFLVPALLVVSFYQRVVRYIWRLSADGRTVRRTMNIVPRTKVKTIKMFLMLNAVFLLTWAPFYVAQLWHPREGPDGPGRQGALCFSVVVWISFSSTASKPTLYSVYNANFRRGMRETFCMSSMKCYRSNAYTITASSRMAKKNYVGVVDVPVPTKTLVKDSVYDTFDREAKEKKLAWPISANPPNTFV